Genomic DNA from Bryobacter aggregatus MPL3:
CTTTCTCGCCGTAGACCTCAAAGTCCTTGCGGGAGAAGGGCCAATTCCAACTGCCCTCAATGATTCCCTGCGCGCCGTCGTATTCGACAATGATTGTGGCTTCATCGTCGACTCGTGGGTAGATTTCCGGCTTGTTTTGCTTCACACTCGCAAAGACGCGTAAGGGCTTTTGGTTGTCCATCATCCAGGTCATCAGATTTGCGCCATAGCAACCAAAGTCAAAGAGTGCGCCTGCTCCATTGCGGACCGGGTCTGTGAGCCAGCTGAAGAACTCCGGCCCCGTCCCAATCTCCTTAGGTCCCTGGTGGCCGTCCATGGCGACCATTTTGCGGATCTTCCCGGCTGCCTTCTCTTCCTTGAAGAATCGCCAGACTTCGCCGTGGCTCTTGTACCAGGTGGTTTCGTAGTTGACGAAGATCGGAATTCCGGCGCTGGCCGATAAGGCGGCCATTGCGCGCGCGTCCTCATTGGTGGTGGCGAGCGGCTTCTCCATCATCATCGGAAGCTTGAGCGAAGCGCACAGTTTCGCGACTTCGAGATGGCGGTCGGTGGAGGCGAAACAGGCGACGGCTTCGACAGCTTCACCTTTCAGCTTGGCTCGATCCTCGAACGGGATGGGGCCAATCACTTCCACATCGGGCCGTTTTGCTGCCGCATTGACAAATCCCCGGACATGGCCATGTTCCGTCCCCACGACGGCAACGCGGAATTTTTTCTCATCAGCAGCCAGCATTGCCGGCGCAAGAAGCAAGGTTCTACGATCGATCACGCGACCATTCTATAGAAAATATGGATCGAAGCCGATAGTGCCATTAGCATGTGCCAGATTCGTCCTTTCGCTATTCTTGCTTTCGCCGTTGCAATTCTCCACGCGGAGACGGACTATCGCTTTGCGTTCCCGCAGTCCGAGATCCTGCTCGGGGTGGATGTCAAATGGCTGCTCAAAAGCAGCATCGGGTCTACGCTCCGGACGGAGATCCACGGCGGGCTGGGCGAACTGAAGCCATTGGAAGCGATTCTCGATCAGATCGAGACCGTACACCTTTCCGCGGTTTCCAGAGGCGCCAAACCGGGCGCCGGACAACAAAGTGACGTTGTGTTGCTGGTGCAGGGAAAGTTCGATGTGGACAAGTTGATCGAACTGGGGACCAAGAACGGCATGCGGGTAGAACAATGGGGCAAGACGAAAGTCTTGAGTCAGCCCCGGCCTAAGCCATCTCCAGGCAAGAACCGGCCGGTCAGCCTCCAGAAGGTGCAGTTCCAGGCGGAGCTTCCCCACGGGAAACCAGTCTTTGCGATTTACGACTCGAAGAATGTTTTGATTGCGGAAGAAGCGCCCTTGCGTGTTGCGATGGAACGCATGGAAACCAACCTCAACCCCCAAGCCAATCCCCTTTTTGATCGCGCACGGAATCTCGAATCGGAGAATGATTTCTGGCTGGTCGGAAGCACGGCGCCTCTGAACTTGAGCCAGGCTCCGGGTAAGAATACCGATCCGATGTCGCAGATGGCGAGCCAAGTGCGGAACTTCTCGCTGGGCATGTCTGTCCGGCGCGATATCTCGCTCGATCTCCAACTACAGACCACGACCCCCAAGGCTGCCACACAGATGCTGGATCTGCTCAAAGGTGTTGTGACGATAACGCGCATGAATACGACTGCCGCGGAACCTTTTCCCATCGATCTCGAGAACGCACTGCAAATGAGCGCATCCGGCAACATGATCCGCGCTTCTTTGAATCTGGAGCAAGCAGAGTTAGACAAACTGATGACGAGTGGATTGCTCAAGAGTCGGCCTGCGGCAAAGGTTGTGGCAGAAGCCCCTAAGCCCGTGGAAGCGCCGAAGCCCGTGATGCCTGTGGCGCCCGCAAAACCGATTGCTCCTGTCCGTAAGACCGTCATGATCTATGGCTTACCCGAGGGGCCGAAGGAAGTTCCGATCCAATAGCAAATGCTCTAGACTAAGGGCATGCTGGTCACGTTGTTCCTGCTCCTCTCGGTGGAAGCGAGTGCCGCGAATCGCGGCGCAGCGCCGAAGATTTCAGGCCCTCCGCCGGCGCCAACACACCAGAATCGAAGTATCCGGACGGTCCGGCCCTATCGCCGTGCTTATGGATTGGGTTATGGCGGCTTCTATAACAGCACAAGCATCGAGCGGATTCCCGCCGAACCGGCTTCGCCACTGCCCGAAGATAAGCTGCACGAACTGGTAGTGAGCCCCACTTACAAGCAGGACAAGATCACTCCGAAGATGATCGAGATTCCAAACTAAGCACAAGCCTCTCTTTGTTAGGCTAAATCACGATACCCATGTGCCGTGGCCTGTTCTTATTTCTCTTTCTCCGTTGTTCCATCCTTGCTCAGATAGACGTCTATCCAGAGATTCGCGCGTTGCTACGGGAGGCGGAAACGGCTTTCTCTGAGTTGCGGCCTGTTGACCGTGCCCGCTGGACCCGGGATCATATCGCCACTCTCTATTCGAAGGCTGGTTATTTTGCTGACGCAGATCGAGTTTTCGGAGCGGAGGAAAGTGGATGGCCTCGGCATTTGAAGGCCTTCGCCGTCTACGGAAGGGCTGCCGATGCCGAGAAGTTAGCAAATGCGATGACAGACCCGGAAGTGAAAGCGCAGAGCCTGATGTCTCTTGCCGATGTGGCTTGGAAGATGGGGCAGCCCGGAGAAGCCAAGCGTTTGTATCAGGCTGCTCTCGCCGTTCTGCCGAAGTATGCAAACGTCGGACACCGCGCCAATAATCAGGCGACCATCACTCGAAACATCAGCTATCTCGGCGAAGAACCGCCTTACCGCCTCTCTGCTGTTCCGACACCCCGTGAGCGGTCTCTGCCCGGTGCTTCGCCAGTTGCTCCCTTCCCCATTACGACCGATGGTTTTCGGAGTCGCGACTCGAAGACCGTGTCCAGCCAGTCCAAGGCGGACAATGATCTTCTGGAGCGGCTTTTCGAGAGAATGCGGGCGCAGGATCGCGAAGGGCTCAATGCACTGCTTGAGTCGGCGCAAACCCCCTTTCAGAAGACCCTCGGCTTTGCCTGTATCGAACACATTCTCATTCAGCTGCATCAGCCGGAGGCCGCGGAATCCTTCGCCAATCAGATTCCGGAAAGCACGCCTGATACCCGTTTGGCAAAGGCAGAAGCGATGCGTGCGGTGGGCGCGGAATGGCTTCGTTTGAAGAATTTGGACCGGGCACGGACCGCCTTCTCGGCTGCCACTGCTCATGTGCAATCAGCGCCCGATCTTGTCTGGGGACAGACCATGGTACTGACCGGAATGGCTGCCGTCCAGGCCCGGTATGGTATGAGCACGGAGAGCGCACGGAGTTTCGAACTGGCTGTCGAGTATGGACGGCGATTGCCTCTCTTTCCGACTCCACCCAAAGGCGGCTCCTATCCTAAGCCTTCTGGAGTTCATTATCGGGACGAGGGATACCGGGCTATGTTGATTGCAGCAATTGAGGTGAATCATCTGGCTTTCGCGCAAAAGGTGTCGGCGCTTTGGTCCCAGGATGCCACCGATGCGGCGACCTCCATCGTGAATAGCTGGCTCCAGGCAGGCATGGTCGAGCCTGCCACACTCTTCGCGCGGCAAATCAAAGATCCGCAACAAAGAACCGATGCCTTCATCGCACTTGCAAAAGATCGCGCTTTTCTCGACGGCGTTCCGAATCTCTAATCACTACCGATGTTTCGCTTCATACTTTTTCTTCTTTTCACTGCTACGCACAAGCTCAGACCGCTTTAGATCTCTATCCGGAATTGCGCTTGCAACTTCGTGAGGCAGAAAAGCTGGCCCTGTCGATACCCAATTGGGAGCAGCGACTGAAGAGCCTTGACTGGGTAGGCCGGATTTATGCGCGGGCCGGATATCTCGAAGATGCCAAGCGCGCGTTTGGGAAGCAGGCGGCAGTTCCCTATGCGATCTGGACTGCACGCCTGGTTTCTGGAGATCTACCGGGAGCCTTACGGGATATTGCGACGATTCCTAGCGAACCAATGCAGTGGTGAGCGCTGCTGACTTTCTGTGGAGGATGGGGAAGCGGGACGAAGCGTTGCGGCCACTGGACCGAGCGCTAGAACTTTCGGCTCAGATTCCCAACCCTGCGCTTCGCAAGCAGGCCCTGGACGGGATCGGCCGGAATCAGAAGTATTTCTTAGACGACCCTCCCCGCTTACTCACGATGAAAGGCGAAACAACACAGCGCCCTGCTCCAAAGGACGATCTCACTCCGTCCTTTCCGGTTCAGATCGAAGGATTCCGCGATCCGGCTTCAAAGAGGAAGTCCGCACGGCGCAGAATCGGGATTTCCTGAAGAAACTCTTCGAGCGCATCGCCGCAGGCGACCCGAAAGCAGTGCAGCCGATGGACGATCCAGCGACCACTGCCTTCCAGCGCATGCTCTGGTCTGCCAGCGCAGTTCTTTTTGGGATTGGGCAGCGCGACTTGCCAGCGGCGGCGATGAGGGTGGCGGAGATACCGGAAAGCGATTCCGATCTCTCCCTGGCCAAAGCGGAGGCTGCCGTTTTCATGGGCCGGGCCTTCGTCCAAGCGGGCAAGCCCTTAGAGGCCGATCTCCACTTTGCCAAGGCAAAAGCACTGATCGCCGCCGTGCCAGATCTTCCCTTTGGAACGTTCTGGGTGACGACGGCCCTTGCTACGGCACAGGCGAAGGCTGGGCAGATGGCCGAGAGCCGGCAACAGTTGCAGTTCGCCATGTAGTTTGCCCAACTGTTGATCGCCGCAAGGACAAAGGATCCAGACGCTGAGCTGCCCGCCTACAGTCGAGATGTGGCCTATCAGCGATTGCTCCAGGCTTCGCTTCACTCCGGCCAGAAGGAGGTCAGTCTCGAAGTTTCACGTCTATGGATGGCTATCGATCGAAATGCAACCTACCTGGTGGTCGGGCTTTGGCTCGAAACGGCAAGAGACGAAGAAGTGCAACAGTTTGTGGACTCAATCCAGAGCCTAGCTGGACGTTTGGCCGCACTTCTCACGATGACTGATGTGCAGCTGAACCGGCTTGGTGCTCCTTACTTCTAGGAGGGCAGTGCCGTCAGACACGCGTAATAGCCGCGAAACAGGACTTCGTGCGGCTTGTGATCCCACACCGGCGCCAATGTCTCTGAGCACCATTGCCGGATGGAATCGAGTTCGACACCACGGCGTACGGCCGCGGCGACGTTTGTCTCCGTCAGCATGTAGTTCAGATAGAAGGCTGGATCGAGGCGTACCCCAATCTCAAAGACCTCTGCCTTCTGTAACTGGAAGCCGAAATCCAGACCGCCGAGAATCTCGGGGCTGAGGGTGCGGGCCTCGGAGAGGGGCCAGGGGTAGCGATTCACAAAATCGCCAAACCATTGGTCCAATCTATCCGAATGTCGAAAGCTTCTTCCCGGAGAAAAATCGTAGGCGACGAGCACACCAGTGGGGGCCAGAACGCGTGCCGCTTCCTCAAAGAACGGAACGAGCTTCACGTAATTCAAGGAACCTGCCGCACTGATCAGATCGACGCAGCGATCGGCGACTGGAATCGACTCTGCCGTGCCAACCAGAAAATCGGCACTGGGAGCGACGGAGCTGGTCCAACGCAGCATCGCCTCGGCCGGCTCCATGCCGATGCGATGCTCGGCTAAGCCACCGAGAGCTCTCGTCGAAACACCCGCGCCACAGCCCACATCGAGCGCCCGATAGAAAGGCCGGGGCCGGCCTAGTGCCTGGTAAGCTTTTGCCATGACAAGCGGATGTACCGCCGGCCGGGAATTCG
This window encodes:
- a CDS encoding Gfo/Idh/MocA family protein, producing MIDRRTLLLAPAMLAADEKKFRVAVVGTEHGHVRGFVNAAAKRPDVEVIGPIPFEDRAKLKGEAVEAVACFASTDRHLEVAKLCASLKLPMMMEKPLATTNEDARAMAALSASAGIPIFVNYETTWYKSHGEVWRFFKEEKAAGKIRKMVAMDGHQGPKEIGTGPEFFSWLTDPVRNGAGALFDFGCYGANLMTWMMDNQKPLRVFASVKQNKPEIYPRVDDEATIIVEYDGAQGIIEGSWNWPFSRKDFEVYGEKAYANAFGGNLVRRRRVNDRVEEAITPADLKPDEADSISYLKAVARGKLKPAGLSSLENNLVATQILVAARDSVKTGRMVSLR
- a CDS encoding class I SAM-dependent methyltransferase, encoding MSNPFGTEEMAAGYANSRPAVHPLVMAKAYQALGRPRPFYRALDVGCGAGVSTRALGGLAEHRIGMEPAEAMLRWTSSVAPSADFLVGTAESIPVADRCVDLISAAGSLNYVKLVPFFEEAARVLAPTGVLVAYDFSPGRSFRHSDRLDQWFGDFVNRYPWPLSEARTLSPEILGGLDFGFQLQKAEVFEIGVRLDPAFYLNYMLTETNVAAAVRRGVELDSIRQWCSETLAPVWDHKPHEVLFRGYYACLTALPS